One Cohnella candidum genomic region harbors:
- a CDS encoding response regulator transcription factor: protein MTQLLIVDDEPLAVRSVLNAVDWDSLGVSRVFTAYGANQAKEIFAGEAIDVMLCDIEMPQESGLNLLAWVREHHPATESIFLTCHADFSFAQQAIQLGSLDYLLKPIPPEELESVIRKAVRQISAKHEIKQESESWRKHHPLFIERFWTDIFRRSIPSNPAAIKAAAEERKIGLPADMQVLPLLIQVRRWHKPLSLRDEKIMEYALINTLQEMIQGAGTLAGVVPVERGQLLAILSGLKEDAAALKRIMESYIASCRKFFFCDMTCYVGTSVAVHEFPEISNRLLQLRKAYVTSDNEAILLDGKPASVVAIPRPDLKVWRILLEEGSKTRVLQEVDGYLDTLKTMSGVSSAFLNQIVQDVLQIVYSYLDDMGIQAHQLFQDPVSVESLERSTHSVTDLKVWSDHLIDKAFRYAAELKESASVVDKVKAYITKHLEQELNRENIAASFFLHPDYINRLFKKETGMSMTEFLLHERLRMATELLEKTEQPVTVIAANIGYTNLSHFAKIFRKHTGLNPNEYRQSKRNEGKA from the coding sequence ATGACACAATTATTGATCGTCGACGATGAACCGCTCGCCGTTCGAAGCGTACTGAACGCGGTGGACTGGGACAGCCTGGGCGTTTCCCGTGTTTTTACCGCTTATGGCGCTAACCAGGCTAAAGAGATATTCGCGGGTGAAGCGATCGACGTTATGCTTTGCGATATCGAGATGCCTCAAGAGAGCGGGCTGAACCTGCTGGCGTGGGTTCGCGAACATCACCCCGCTACGGAGTCCATCTTCCTCACGTGCCATGCGGATTTCTCCTTTGCCCAACAGGCGATTCAGCTCGGAAGTCTGGACTACTTGCTGAAGCCGATTCCACCGGAGGAGCTGGAAAGTGTCATTCGCAAGGCGGTTAGACAGATTTCGGCGAAGCATGAAATCAAACAAGAGAGCGAATCCTGGCGTAAGCATCATCCGCTTTTCATCGAGCGGTTTTGGACGGATATATTCAGAAGGTCAATCCCCTCGAATCCCGCGGCCATCAAGGCGGCGGCAGAGGAAAGAAAGATCGGCTTGCCCGCGGACATGCAGGTGCTGCCGCTGCTGATTCAGGTGAGAAGGTGGCACAAACCGTTAAGCCTGCGCGACGAGAAGATCATGGAATACGCTTTGATCAATACGCTGCAGGAGATGATACAGGGCGCGGGAACCTTGGCGGGAGTCGTGCCGGTGGAACGGGGACAGCTGCTGGCCATTCTCTCGGGGCTGAAAGAGGATGCAGCCGCCCTGAAGAGGATCATGGAATCCTACATCGCCTCCTGCCGGAAGTTTTTCTTTTGCGATATGACCTGTTACGTGGGCACCTCGGTCGCCGTTCATGAGTTTCCGGAAATTTCGAACCGTCTGCTTCAGCTTCGCAAAGCCTATGTCACGTCGGACAATGAGGCGATTCTGCTGGACGGAAAACCGGCTAGTGTCGTTGCGATTCCCCGTCCGGATCTCAAGGTGTGGCGGATCCTGCTTGAAGAAGGGTCCAAAACCCGGGTGCTCCAGGAAGTGGATGGATATTTGGACACGCTGAAGACGATGTCCGGGGTGTCCTCCGCGTTTTTGAATCAAATCGTGCAAGACGTGCTGCAGATCGTCTATTCCTATCTTGACGACATGGGAATCCAAGCGCATCAGTTGTTTCAAGATCCCGTTTCCGTCGAATCGCTGGAACGTTCCACCCATTCGGTAACGGACTTGAAGGTGTGGTCGGACCATTTGATCGATAAAGCGTTCCGCTATGCCGCGGAGCTGAAAGAATCCGCTTCGGTGGTCGACAAGGTGAAAGCTTATATTACGAAGCATCTGGAGCAAGAATTGAATCGGGAGAACATCGCGGCCTCTTTCTTTTTGCATCCGGACTACATCAACCGGCTGTTCAAGAAGGAGACCGGCATGTCCATGACGGAATTCCTGCTCCATGAGCGCTTGCGGATGGCGACCGAGCTGCTGGAGAAGACGGAGCAGCCGGTTACCGTCATCGCCGCGAATATCGGCTACACGAACTTGTCCCATTTCGCGAAGATCTTCCGGAAGCACACCGGCTTGAATCCCAACGAGTACCGGCAATCGAAAAGGAACGAGGGAAAGGCATGA
- a CDS encoding ABC transporter substrate-binding protein, with protein MKRRGKWTGLALFAAWVGLLAACASGGTAVSDETAAPSASAAEPYEVVMGFPVLGDVPKDLQQVEDAISKITTDKIKAKVRLMAIPFGQWFQQSNLMLTGNDQLDVMLVDFSHYSEMVSAKRLTPLDELLALHGQGIKDVLGYKLGVARVNGKIYTVPTNQLPLGGSAIYMRKDLFDQTGLDLNRVKSVDDLDRVFKAVKESNPQIAVLAPNVQGAMPLTTAFAASGEYDSLLDGLGVVKNSDGGRKVVDWYETPEYSFALKKLRSWYVAGYLPKNAATLRTNNTEQVKSGKAFALIDSDKPAAEKQQSAVVGREMVKVSLQPPLVTSAGVLGLTWAIPAHNSRNPAKAMEFLNLIYTDKDIVNLINFGIEGKHYVKKSENVISILPGDGYRMRQSYMFGNAHLTYQTDTEDPKAREKGSAFEAAMAKSNTLGFTPDLDDVKTEVAAVKNVVAQYVPALETGSVNPDKVLPQFIEKLKAAGIDKIIAEKQKQLDAWLAAGRK; from the coding sequence ATGAAACGGCGGGGAAAATGGACAGGCTTGGCTTTATTCGCGGCATGGGTTGGGCTGCTCGCCGCCTGCGCCTCCGGAGGAACGGCAGTCAGCGACGAAACGGCCGCACCCAGCGCGTCCGCTGCGGAACCCTATGAAGTCGTCATGGGGTTTCCGGTATTGGGCGACGTTCCGAAGGATCTCCAGCAAGTTGAGGACGCGATCAGCAAGATCACGACGGATAAAATAAAAGCCAAAGTCAGGCTGATGGCCATTCCGTTCGGGCAGTGGTTTCAGCAATCGAACCTCATGCTTACGGGCAACGATCAACTGGATGTCATGCTCGTTGATTTTTCCCACTACAGCGAGATGGTTTCAGCGAAACGACTGACCCCGTTAGATGAGCTGCTTGCGTTGCATGGCCAAGGAATCAAGGATGTTTTAGGGTACAAGCTGGGCGTCGCCCGAGTGAACGGAAAGATCTACACCGTTCCGACGAATCAACTTCCTCTTGGCGGCTCGGCGATTTATATGCGAAAAGATCTTTTTGATCAAACGGGACTCGATTTGAACCGCGTAAAATCGGTGGATGACCTCGATCGCGTTTTTAAGGCCGTAAAGGAGAGCAATCCGCAGATCGCCGTTCTGGCTCCCAATGTGCAAGGCGCAATGCCCCTGACCACGGCCTTCGCAGCGTCGGGAGAATACGACTCCTTGCTGGACGGGTTGGGGGTCGTCAAGAATTCGGACGGCGGCAGGAAAGTAGTCGACTGGTACGAAACGCCGGAATATTCGTTTGCGCTTAAGAAGCTGAGAAGCTGGTACGTGGCGGGCTACCTTCCGAAGAATGCGGCCACGCTCAGAACGAACAACACGGAACAGGTCAAATCCGGTAAAGCCTTCGCCTTGATCGATTCCGATAAACCCGCCGCGGAGAAACAGCAATCCGCCGTCGTTGGCAGAGAGATGGTGAAGGTTTCCTTGCAACCGCCTCTCGTGACGTCGGCAGGGGTGTTGGGTCTGACGTGGGCGATTCCCGCGCATAACTCCCGAAATCCGGCTAAGGCAATGGAGTTCTTGAACTTAATTTATACGGACAAGGATATCGTCAATCTGATTAACTTCGGCATCGAAGGAAAACATTACGTCAAAAAAAGCGAAAACGTCATTTCCATTCTCCCCGGCGATGGATATCGGATGCGCCAAAGCTACATGTTCGGAAATGCGCACCTGACCTATCAGACGGACACGGAAGATCCGAAGGCGCGTGAAAAAGGTTCGGCATTCGAAGCGGCCATGGCGAAGTCGAACACCTTGGGTTTTACTCCCGATCTGGACGACGTGAAGACGGAAGTCGCCGCGGTGAAGAACGTGGTCGCCCAATACGTTCCTGCTTTGGAGACGGGCAGCGTGAATCCGGACAAGGTACTTCCGCAATTCATAGAGAAACTGAAGGCGGCAGGCATAGACAAGATTATCGCCGAGAAACAAAAACAGCTCGACGCATGGCTTGCCGCGGGCCGCAAATAA
- a CDS encoding ABC transporter substrate-binding protein has product MSKWKKLAGVALAATMVLVTACGNSNKSESSPSSSSAAPSSSAAQTDAGETYEVVMGYPLLGPVPKDQAEVEAAISKITKEKINATVKLLAIPFAQWSQQANLMLTGNEKLDLMLTDFATYGSMVSTKRFAALDDLIAQNGKGIQEALGDKLNAAKIDGKIYAVPVNQLPEGGSALFLRKDLLDQAGVDVSTVKSVDDLDNVFKALKEKNPQMTVLAPNVQGAMPLTTIFDSLGQYDSLLDGLGVLNVNDAGMKVVDLYETPEYAAAMKKLRSWYQAGYLPKGASTIKISNTDQVKSGKAISFVDSDKPASEKKEAAIVGFDVAKVPMQKPLLTTQGVLGLDWAIPANNSRNPAKAMEFLNLMYTDKDIINLINFGIEGKHYTKKSDNVISITGDGYGMHQTFMFGNVHLTYLTDTEDPKSREDGKAFEQTIVNSKAVGFAPNLDAVKTEVAAVKNVTAQYVPALETGSVDPDKVLPQLISKLKAAGIDKIIAEKQKQLDAWLASNGK; this is encoded by the coding sequence ATGAGCAAGTGGAAGAAATTAGCGGGTGTCGCCCTGGCGGCGACCATGGTGTTGGTAACGGCCTGCGGAAATAGTAATAAGAGCGAATCTTCGCCATCTTCCAGCTCCGCCGCGCCGAGCTCGTCCGCTGCGCAGACGGATGCCGGGGAAACGTACGAAGTGGTCATGGGATATCCGTTGCTGGGCCCGGTGCCGAAGGATCAGGCCGAAGTAGAAGCCGCCATCAGCAAGATTACCAAAGAGAAGATCAACGCGACCGTGAAGCTGCTCGCCATTCCTTTCGCCCAGTGGTCTCAGCAGGCGAACTTGATGCTTACCGGCAATGAGAAATTGGATCTCATGCTCACGGATTTCGCGACCTACGGCTCGATGGTTTCCACCAAGCGTTTTGCCGCATTGGACGACCTGATCGCCCAGAACGGCAAGGGAATTCAGGAAGCGCTCGGAGACAAGCTGAATGCGGCCAAGATCGACGGCAAAATTTACGCCGTGCCGGTCAACCAGCTTCCTGAAGGCGGTTCGGCCCTCTTCCTGCGCAAAGATTTGCTGGATCAAGCGGGCGTTGACGTAAGTACGGTAAAATCCGTGGACGACCTGGATAACGTATTTAAAGCCCTGAAAGAGAAAAATCCGCAGATGACGGTTTTGGCTCCCAACGTACAAGGGGCGATGCCGCTCACCACGATTTTCGATTCGCTGGGTCAATATGATTCTTTGCTCGACGGATTGGGCGTACTCAATGTCAATGACGCCGGCATGAAGGTCGTGGACCTGTACGAGACGCCGGAATATGCCGCCGCCATGAAGAAGCTGAGAAGCTGGTATCAAGCGGGTTACCTTCCGAAAGGCGCGTCTACCATCAAGATTTCGAATACGGATCAGGTGAAATCGGGCAAGGCGATCTCGTTCGTCGACTCGGATAAACCGGCATCGGAGAAAAAGGAGGCGGCAATCGTCGGATTTGACGTGGCGAAGGTACCCATGCAAAAGCCGCTCCTGACGACCCAAGGCGTTCTTGGTCTCGATTGGGCGATTCCCGCCAACAACTCGAGGAACCCGGCTAAAGCCATGGAATTCCTGAATTTGATGTATACCGACAAAGATATTATCAATCTCATCAACTTCGGCATCGAAGGCAAGCATTACACCAAGAAGAGCGATAACGTTATCTCCATTACCGGAGACGGTTACGGCATGCACCAGACCTTCATGTTCGGCAATGTACACCTCACGTACCTGACGGACACGGAAGATCCGAAATCCCGGGAAGACGGCAAAGCCTTCGAACAAACCATCGTCAACTCGAAAGCGGTCGGATTCGCCCCGAACCTCGACGCGGTCAAAACGGAGGTGGCCGCGGTCAAGAACGTCACCGCCCAATACGTGCCGGCTCTGGAAACGGGCAGCGTGGATCCGGATAAAGTGCTCCCGCAGCTGATCTCGAAGTTGAAGGCGGCGGGCATCGACAAAATCATTGCCGAGAAACAGAAGCAGCTTGATGCTTGGCTCGCCTCAAACGGCAAGTAA
- a CDS encoding ABC transporter permease: MKKTLSRNKAYLPILVMMLPGMVYLLINNYLPMAGLVIAFKNIDYSKGIWASDWNGFTNFKFLFQTNDAYVITRNTLLYNGAFIVIGLICAVGVAILLNEVRNRFMSRLYQTVMLLPFLISMVIVSYLVFGFLGEDQGYLNHTLLPKLGLEPISWYMEPKYWPYILVLVNLWKSIGFNCVIYLASIIGIDQEYYEAATLDGASRWQQIRKITLPLISPVIITLTLLAIGRIFYSDFGLFYQVPMNSGMLYDTTNVIDTYVFRGLLQNNDIGMSSAAGFYQSVVGFVLVILTNYAVRKFSKDNALF, encoded by the coding sequence ATGAAGAAGACGCTCAGCAGAAATAAGGCATACCTGCCGATCCTGGTCATGATGCTGCCGGGCATGGTTTATTTGCTCATCAACAACTACTTGCCTATGGCGGGACTCGTGATCGCCTTTAAAAATATCGACTATTCCAAAGGGATCTGGGCAAGCGATTGGAACGGGTTCACCAACTTCAAATTCCTGTTCCAGACGAACGACGCGTATGTCATCACCCGAAACACGCTGCTGTATAACGGCGCCTTTATCGTCATCGGTCTCATCTGCGCGGTTGGGGTCGCGATTCTATTGAACGAAGTCAGAAACCGTTTCATGTCCCGATTGTATCAGACCGTCATGCTGCTTCCTTTTCTGATCTCGATGGTCATCGTCAGCTACCTCGTATTCGGTTTTCTGGGCGAAGATCAAGGATACCTCAACCATACGTTGCTGCCGAAGCTCGGATTGGAACCGATCTCCTGGTACATGGAACCGAAGTACTGGCCGTATATCCTCGTTCTTGTGAACCTGTGGAAATCGATCGGCTTTAACTGCGTGATCTATCTGGCTTCCATCATCGGGATCGATCAAGAATATTACGAAGCGGCCACCCTGGACGGGGCGAGCAGGTGGCAGCAGATCCGCAAGATTACCCTCCCGCTGATCTCGCCCGTGATCATCACGTTGACGCTGCTGGCGATCGGCAGAATCTTCTATTCCGATTTCGGATTGTTCTATCAAGTGCCCATGAATTCCGGCATGCTGTACGACACGACCAACGTCATTGACACTTATGTGTTCCGGGGCTTGCTGCAGAATAACGATATCGGCATGTCCTCGGCGGCCGGATTCTATCAATCGGTGGTCGGGTTCGTCCTCGTTATCTTGACCAACTACGCGGTCCGCAAGTTCAGCAAAGACAACGCACTATTCTAA